The DNA sequence TGCCACAAGTTCTTTGCCCGTGCCGCTTTCACCGCTGATGAACACAGAGGTGTTGTCGGTGGCGGCTACTTTTTGCATCAGTTCCAACACCGCCTTTATCTGGGGGCTTTTACCGACAAACTGCAGCTCCAGGGCCTTATTTAAGCATTTATATATCAGTTCAATGTGAGTTTCAAATTCTTTTACCTTTCTGGTCAGAGCGATATAATTTTTTGAACGCTCGATGGCCTGGTATATTTCACCGGGATTAAAAGGTTTCCGGAAAAAGTCGATAGCGCCCAGGCGCATGGCTTTTATAGAGCTTTCCATATCACCGTGGCCGGAAATGATGACCACCTCAATATCGGGATGTTCATGCTTAACTTTTTCCAGGACATGAAAGCCGTTGGTTTCGGGCAGCACCAAGTCAAGCAGCATCAGGTCAATGTCGGTGGTACCGATGATGCCATAAGCCTCGGAAGGTGTGCCGGCTGTATAGGTGATGATGTTCAGCGATTGCAGATACTCTGCCATCTCATTTCTTACGAAGTCATCATCGTCAAGTATCAATATCTGGAAATTATTCATAAGATAATGGGTTTTAGGTTGATTGGGATACTGAGGGGTCAGTTTTTCAAAGGATCGATACTCGGTAACCTGATTTTAAATGTGGTGAATTCATTCACCTTACTATCGACCGAGATGTTACCTTTCATTTCATTCACCAGGGTCTGCAGTATTGTCAGTCCGAGGCCTGTGCCATTTTCTTCATCTTTTGTTGTAAAGAACGGCTCGAAAAGCCTGCTGAAATTTTCTTCCGGAATGCCCACCCCATTGTCGGTGACTTCAAAGATGATGGAGAAATCGGATCGGGTGGTTTTCAGGATGATGGTTTTTTCATAGCCTTCATTCTGCATGGATTTTTCCTTCTGGTTTACGGCATCCCTCGCATTGGAAAACAGGTTTATCACGATCTGTTCAAATTCGCAGCAGTCGCCCAGGATTTGGCCGGTGTCCGGATCCAGTTCAGTGATCACGGTGATATTCTGCTTGATGGATTGTGACCGGAACATGGATAGTGTGTTTAAAATGATCTGGTTCACATTGATCATTTCGAGCTGGACGAATTTCGGCTCCTTTGAAAAGATACGGATGTGGCTGATGATGCTGCTGATACGCTGCAGCTGGGTATTAATGATGCGGCATTTTTCGGTGATGTAATCTTTATTCAGCTTACCTTCATTCAGCCTGATCATCAGGTTTTCAATACCCATTGAAATGGCCGTAACGGGCTGGTTGATCTCATGGATAATGCCCGCAGTGAGTATGCCGATGGCTTCAAGCCGGGGTTTATGCAAAAAGAGATTCTGGTGTTTTTGTATCTTTTTTACAGGATTTTCAGGCAGCTTTATTTCAATTTTCATGCGGATCATAGATGATACGAACTTCACAGCCGGCAGTATGGTTTCGGTCCATTGCCTGTTGCCACCATGTTCAATACAAAAAACATTATGAAGAGAGTCATTAATAAATATCGGAACCAGGATCAGTGATAAGACTCTTGGTGGTACGTTTTGCCCCTCTGAGTGAATTCTGATCTTAAGTTTATGCCTGATGACGATTTCTTTATTTTGGAGTGATTTTATCCACTTGTTTAAATGGCTGGATAAGATAAAGGGTAGAGTAGCATCCGCATAAGGCGAAACAGGATTGGCCCAGTGATATTTTATGGTAAAGCCTGCCTGGCCATGACCATGGGAAAAAAGGTATATGTGATTGGCTTCGATCAGCCTACCAAAGTTATTCATCCGGTCAAATCGGAGTTCCGGTGACTGGTTGGAGTAATCGGTAAGGTAATAATTGATGACCCTTTCGATTATATACTGCGCAAGGAGCTGTTTTTTTTGCTTTTTATCCTGATCTTTTAAAACGGTTTCCATTATATGCATCGGGTGTATGGGGTAACCGGAGTAACAAATTTCGTAAAAAACTTTGAAATATACGACAATATATCAAATATATAACAAAAATATTAATTTATTGTATGAATACGGATGATTTTTACATAAAGGGGCTATTCTGTT is a window from the Bacteroidota bacterium genome containing:
- a CDS encoding HAMP domain-containing sensor histidine kinase: METVLKDQDKKQKKQLLAQYIIERVINYYLTDYSNQSPELRFDRMNNFGRLIEANHIYLFSHGHGQAGFTIKYHWANPVSPYADATLPFILSSHLNKWIKSLQNKEIVIRHKLKIRIHSEGQNVPPRVLSLILVPIFINDSLHNVFCIEHGGNRQWTETILPAVKFVSSMIRMKIEIKLPENPVKKIQKHQNLFLHKPRLEAIGILTAGIIHEINQPVTAISMGIENLMIRLNEGKLNKDYITEKCRIINTQLQRISSIISHIRIFSKEPKFVQLEMINVNQIILNTLSMFRSQSIKQNITVITELDPDTGQILGDCCEFEQIVINLFSNARDAVNQKEKSMQNEGYEKTIILKTTRSDFSIIFEVTDNGVGIPEENFSRLFEPFFTTKDEENGTGLGLTILQTLVNEMKGNISVDSKVNEFTTFKIRLPSIDPLKN